Below is a genomic region from Syntrophales bacterium.
GGAGCGGCCTGTAAGCATCCGTCCTTAAAGGCCGATGAGGCTGCTACCTTATAACCCAGCACCGTGGATTCCCCCTCTCTGAAGGAACCACCGATGATACTGATTCGGCAATCCACGACGGGATACCCCTCCACAACGCCCATCTGAGTTGACTCCAGGATACCTTCTTCTATGGCAGGATGAAATTCCTCGGGAATCAAATGCGCATCTACCTGTTTTATAATCTCGATGCCCCTTCCCCGTTCCAGAGGTTCTAAAGACAGACGGACATGACCAAAATGTTTCTTTTCGCCGAGCTCCTTTGCAAAACGTCCCTCCACTTCCACCTTTTTTTGAATCGTTTCCTTGTAGATGACCCGGGGTTTCCCCGTATTAATATGGGCATTAAATTCCCTTGTAAGTCTGTCAAACAGGATCTCGAGGTGGAGTTCTCCCATGCCTGAAACAATGGTCTGGGCAGTCTGCTCCTCATATTTTACCTTAATCGTGGGATCCTCTTCCATCAACCTGGATAATGCTATGGATAACCGTTCCTGGTCCGCTGGTGTCTTGGCCTCAACCGCCTGACTGATTACAGGCTCATAAAACTCTATTGGTTCCAGAAGAATCGGGTGGGATTCGTTACAGATGGTGTCTCCTGTGGTAGTGTCCTTAAGGCCAATCACGGCAATGATCTCTCCCGCTTCACATTGTTCAACCCTCTCACGTTTATTTGCATGCATCTTCAGGAGCCTGGCAACTTTTTCTCTCTTCCCGATACTTGCATTGTAGACATCTTCCCCGGTATGTATCTGTCCTGAATAGATTCTCAGGTAGGTCAGTTTCCTGCCACCCTCCTCCTGCATGATCTTGAACGCCAGGGTGGCAAGGGGCTCCTTATTGCTGCTGTGTCGTGTTTCCTCCTTTCCTGTCAGATGATTGATACCCCTGATCGGTGAGACATCTTCCGGTGAGGGAAGAAAACGAACAACAGCGTCAAGGATGGGTTGAATTCCCTTGTTTTTCAAGGCAGCGCCACACATCACGGGTACTACTTTCAGGGAAAGGGTGGCCTTTCGGATAGCGTTTATGATCTCATCCGCGGGAATATCCACCCCTTCCAGATACTTGTCCGCAATACAATCGTCCGCCTCGGCAAGTGTTTCCATCAGCTTTTCCCTCTGCTCCCTGGCTTGGGGAAGGATATCGGACGGGATATCTGAAAGGCCATAACACAATCCCCGGGTACTGTCATCCCAGGTTATGATCTTCTCCCTGATCAGGTCCACCACCCCCTTGAATTGTTCCTCCTGACCGAGGGGCATCTGGATGGCAAGAGGCACAGAGTTGAACCGTTCCCCCATCATCTTTATAGTCCCGAAAAAATCGGCTCCCACCCTGTCCATCTTGTTGATAAAGGCAATCTTGGGAACACCATACTTGTCCGCTTGGTACCAGACAGTTTCTGACTGTGGTTCCACACCTCCAACAGCACAAAAGACAATCACCGCCCCATCCAGGACCCTGAGAGAACGCTCAACCTCTATGGTAAAATCAACATGACCGGGGGTATCAATGATATGGATCTCGTGATTTTCCCAGTTACAGGTAGTTACGGCTGATGTAATCGTTATTCCCCTCTCCTGCTCCTGGGGCATCCAGTCCATGACAGCCTCTCCATTATGCACCTCGCCCATCTTGTATGACTTCCCCGTATAGAACAGGATCCTCTCTGTTACGGTGGTCTTACCGGCATCTATGTGGGCCACGATCCCGATATTTCTTGTTCGGGAAAGTTTTGTTTTTGCAGCCATGGGCTTATATCCGGTCCTCTAGATTGCGTTTGAGATGAACACATCCCGAAATTGAGTTATTGTACTTGCCTTTTAACCTCTCTCTTACCCTTCCCTTGAATCGGGGGCCAACAACTCCCTATTCATGGTAAAGGGATACCTTAAGTCAATATGTCCTTTTATTGATTCCGCCTCTTTCCCCTCTATGAGGATCTTTACCTTTTTAATAGCCGGGATATTTGACGTCAGGGTGTTGGTCAGGGAATATACGGTAGATATTTCACTGGTACTTCCACCCGGGTGGTATTTGACAAGGTTTTTGCCGAAACTGACATAAGCCGTTCCGCCTCCCTCAATTTTAATACTTTGCAAGTTCACATTTTCAGGAAATGTATTCACCAGCCCCTTCTTGGAACCTTCCAGCAGTGCATTCACCAATTCCATTGCCTTCTCAACGTCATCCCTTCCCCTTGGAATATATCTCTTTTCCGGGACCAGGAATCGTTCGTTGGCATCCGAGAAATAGAGGACTACCGCCTGTTTCTCCCTTTTCTTGGGGAGGACGCCCTTTCCAGTAATTGGTGGGTATAAGTAATCGAAGAGAGCTACAAAGAAGATGACGAGGGAGACAAAGCCTGCCGTAATGATGAGCAGAAGAAAAAGTATCCTCCTGCTTTTCTTTTTTTTCCTGTTCTTTACCTTGCTGATTTTCCTCTGTTTCCCTGTAGGCATGTTCGCTCCTTATGAAAAAAACCTGTCACCTTTCACTATTGGTTCTATTGCCGTTTACCCACCAGTCACTTTTATCCTTGAACCACCATTGAGAGGAATCTGTCTCCAGGATACTGTCAGCTATTTTTTTTGCGTTTTCCGTACAGAGCCGTTTGACGGCAAATTCGATCCATTCCTTGCTGTACCTGTTTCCCAGGTCTCCATATTCCTTCAACTGAAGGATCAAGGCAAGTTGGTCGGCGTCATGGGCAAGCAGGGATTCCTTTGTTTTTCTTTCATTAAATTCATCAATGGCGGATTTGATTTCCTCTCCAAAGAAGAGGGTCTCTGTCAGTTCTCTGATGGCCTTCTCCTCGTGGACGGTCACATATTTCTTGCTCACGTAGTTCATATCCCCTGTCCTTGCCTCGGGAAGGTCATGGACAAGGCATATCTTGAGGACCTTCAATTCATCAACCTCAGCTTCTAATTTACACAAGGTATAGCCGATGAAGACTGTCATTAAGGTATGTTCGGCCACTGATTCACTCCCGGAACCGAGAAACTGGTAACCCGTGCGCGGGGTTTTCTTTAACATGCCAACCTCAAACAGAAAATTTGCGATATCCCGCATATTACCCCTTCTTTAGGACTTTGATCCTGTTTGCCATCATCTCGGAAATTCTTTTCATCTGCATCTGAAGCGCCGCTATCCCTTCCGGTTTCATGGTTACCAATTTATCCAACTGCCCTTTCCAGTATTCCAACACAGATATTTCATTTTCTCTCAACTTCTTTTCAAATCTTGACTGGAATTCTCTTATAAAGACTGCCTGGTTATCCATCTCAGCCATAATTTATCCTCCCCTGAGAAACAAAGTCATTATATCATTTAAGTTCTTTCTTGCAACCATGAAATTTGCGGCAATTGAGCCCCGCCGTAAATCGGAAGATTGAGCCCGTATGCCTGATAACGATGGAGAAAACCGACGAGACCTCTTAAGCGGGAAAAATTTGATGGTATCGCCAGTATTACTTGATGGACATTTTTCAAACTTTATTGTATAAAAATATACTGTAGGAAATGCCATGCGGCAAGGGGCTTGAGATCAGGAGGAAAGGTAGGTCGTGGCTATGTCGTTGAATTTTGAATTTTCTCAGGAACAGAAGATGATCGAAGAAAACGTGTGGCGATGGGCATCGTCATGGCTTGAACCGCAGATGGAAACACTATACGAAAAAGATGAAATGCCACCGGACCTTTTCAGGGAGTTAGGGAAACTTGGGTTAAACGGGATCGTATTTGAAGAGGAGTATGGCGGGGCTGGACTGGGTTATGTGGAAGCCCTGATCGTTCATGAGAACATTGCCCGGGTAAGTAATGCCCTTGCCATGACCGCTTGTTCAAGTCAGATACTCTGTTTCGACAATTTCCGCAGAAATGCCACGGAAGGGCAGAAAAGGGAAATACTACCCAAGGTCTGCAGCGGTGAGTACATAGGTTGCCTTGGGATTACCGAACCCAATGCTGGTTCCGATGCCATGAGCATGTCAACGAGAGCTACAAAGCAGGGCAATAAATACATCATCGTCGGCAGCAAGACGTTCATCACCAACGGCCCTGTAGCCGATGTCATGCTGTTTTATGCCAAGACAGATCCAGAAAAGGGATCTCGCGGTATTTCCGCCTTCTTTTTTCATACCAAAGGTAAGGAAGGTTTCTCGTGTCAAAAGATCAAAAAGTGGGGGATGAGGACGTCGCCGACGGGATTGATCACCTTTGACAACATGGAACTTCCTGAAGAAAATCTCATCGGCGGCTTGAACAGGGGGGTCGTTGCCCTGACAAACGGACTATGCACGGAGAGAATTTCCCTGAGTGCCTGCAGCATTGGCTCACAGAGGGCATGTCTCGAACTCAGTTTAAGGTATGCCAAAGAAAGGGTCCAGTTTGGGAGGCCTATCGCCTCCTTTCAATTCATTCAGGGGAAACTTGCCGACATGTATACAAGTTATATGTCTTCCAAGTGGATGGCTTACAGTGCTGCCGCCTACTGTGATTCGCTGGAGGACAAGAGAGGAGGAAAAGGCACGGATCTCGATCGCATGGCGGCCGCTTCCCTTCTTGTCTGTGGCCAAATGGGCACCAGGGTGGCCATGGACGCTATTCAGATTCATGGCGGTTATGGATACAGTCAGGAATTTGCCGTTTCCCGACATTACCTGGATCAGAAATTCTGGGATATCGGGGCGGGTACCTCGGAGATCCGGAGAATGATCATTGCAAGAGAACTCCTGAGGGATGAGTTCAAGAGCGGTCGTTAAGATGGCTCCTGCCAGCATACACAGGACACGGGCGAGTCGGTATTATTTTTTAATTTGACATTTCTCCGTGAGTTAAGTACCATTTTTTGTATTGGTAGAAATTACATTCAGGTGCTTTGAATTTTCCCAAGGGCAAAGCTTTTTTCATTTGGCTGGAGGATTTTCATGGTCAATTGGCATTTACAGGTTTGTCGTCTGGTAATCCTTTGTCTGGTAATGATTCTTATTTCCTCACAGTTACTCTTTGCAAAGAGAGATACGGTGCTGCTTACATTTCAAAAGGTTGCCGTTCCCAAAGAGAGGACACAAACCTATATGGTTAAAAAAGGGGATTGGATAATAGATATTATTCGCAGGCAATTAAATGTGAAGGGAATAGAGGCCTTCAAGACGGTGAGACTTGTGAAGCAACTCAATCCTCGTATCCGTAACTTGAACAGGATATATCCGGGACAGGTACTGAAACTTCCTGGTGGTGATATCCCTGTTGCCAATCAAGAGGTCGGACTTTCAAAAGCCGGGATCTCCGCCACAAAAGAGTACACCAGAGAAAAACCTGTCATACCACAGGAAATCCGTCTTGCCATCATCAGGCATGTAATCAGTCGGATGAATGGATCCATTATGACAACAGGAAATTATTATATCCCTCTTTCCCCCATGGGGCAGACGACCATCGCCTGTTCCAAAATACCGCTGGTCGAACTTGACGATGGAAGCGTGATTCTCCTGGATTTTAGCAATCGAATACCGGAGTACCTTGGTAAAATGATCCGGGCAAGCTGGAAAAACTATCATTTGGTCAAAGCCACAAGCCATGATGACATCGCCTATATTCTTCAGAAAATTATCAATGTCTCTAGTTTATACACCATGAATAAA
It encodes:
- a CDS encoding acyl-CoA dehydrogenase family protein → MSLNFEFSQEQKMIEENVWRWASSWLEPQMETLYEKDEMPPDLFRELGKLGLNGIVFEEEYGGAGLGYVEALIVHENIARVSNALAMTACSSQILCFDNFRRNATEGQKREILPKVCSGEYIGCLGITEPNAGSDAMSMSTRATKQGNKYIIVGSKTFITNGPVADVMLFYAKTDPEKGSRGISAFFFHTKGKEGFSCQKIKKWGMRTSPTGLITFDNMELPEENLIGGLNRGVVALTNGLCTERISLSACSIGSQRACLELSLRYAKERVQFGRPIASFQFIQGKLADMYTSYMSSKWMAYSAAAYCDSLEDKRGGKGTDLDRMAAASLLVCGQMGTRVAMDAIQIHGGYGYSQEFAVSRHYLDQKFWDIGAGTSEIRRMIIARELLRDEFKSGR
- a CDS encoding HD domain-containing protein, which translates into the protein MRDIANFLFEVGMLKKTPRTGYQFLGSGSESVAEHTLMTVFIGYTLCKLEAEVDELKVLKICLVHDLPEARTGDMNYVSKKYVTVHEEKAIRELTETLFFGEEIKSAIDEFNERKTKESLLAHDADQLALILQLKEYGDLGNRYSKEWIEFAVKRLCTENAKKIADSILETDSSQWWFKDKSDWWVNGNRTNSER
- a CDS encoding GerMN domain-containing protein; amino-acid sequence: MPTGKQRKISKVKNRKKKKSRRILFLLLIITAGFVSLVIFFVALFDYLYPPITGKGVLPKKREKQAVVLYFSDANERFLVPEKRYIPRGRDDVEKAMELVNALLEGSKKGLVNTFPENVNLQSIKIEGGGTAYVSFGKNLVKYHPGGSTSEISTVYSLTNTLTSNIPAIKKVKILIEGKEAESIKGHIDLRYPFTMNRELLAPDSREG
- the fusA gene encoding elongation factor G; its protein translation is MAAKTKLSRTRNIGIVAHIDAGKTTVTERILFYTGKSYKMGEVHNGEAVMDWMPQEQERGITITSAVTTCNWENHEIHIIDTPGHVDFTIEVERSLRVLDGAVIVFCAVGGVEPQSETVWYQADKYGVPKIAFINKMDRVGADFFGTIKMMGERFNSVPLAIQMPLGQEEQFKGVVDLIREKIITWDDSTRGLCYGLSDIPSDILPQAREQREKLMETLAEADDCIADKYLEGVDIPADEIINAIRKATLSLKVVPVMCGAALKNKGIQPILDAVVRFLPSPEDVSPIRGINHLTGKEETRHSSNKEPLATLAFKIMQEEGGRKLTYLRIYSGQIHTGEDVYNASIGKREKVARLLKMHANKRERVEQCEAGEIIAVIGLKDTTTGDTICNESHPILLEPIEFYEPVISQAVEAKTPADQERLSIALSRLMEEDPTIKVKYEEQTAQTIVSGMGELHLEILFDRLTREFNAHINTGKPRVIYKETIQKKVEVEGRFAKELGEKKHFGHVRLSLEPLERGRGIEIIKQVDAHLIPEEFHPAIEEGILESTQMGVVEGYPVVDCRISIIGGSFREGESTVLGYKVAASSAFKDGCLQAAPILLEPIMMVNIITPGGFTGEVVGDINARKGEIQAITPKGTISEIKAKVPLKAMFGYSTDLRSATQGRAVFTMHFSAYDHR